The Echinicola rosea genome has a segment encoding these proteins:
- a CDS encoding aminotransferase class I/II-fold pyridoxal phosphate-dependent enzyme, protein MDIFEKLNTNLGPLGKHSDLSEGYFMFPKLEGEIAPRMKFKGEEVLTWSLNNYLGLANHPEIRKADAEAAQKWGAAYPMGARMMSGNTDVHEQLENELAAFVGKEKAYLLNYGYQGIMSVIDSLVDRKDVIVYDSECHASIIDGLRMHMGKRFVYPHNDMESFEKQLVRAEKLTNETGGGILVVTEGVFGMTGNMGDLKGIVKYKEKYQFRLVVDDAHGFGTMGPTGAGAGEAQGVQDQVDLYFSTFAKSMAGIGAFVAGDAKVVHYLKYNMRSQIFAKALPMIFVEGALKRLEMIRENPGHKDKLWEVVNALQNGLKEKGFSIGTTTTPVTPVVLNGTVGEAATLSKDLRENYNIFCSVVIYPVVPKGMIILRLIPTAAHTLADVSETITAFEAIKDKLTSGYYKTSELATSFGE, encoded by the coding sequence TTGGATATATTTGAAAAATTAAACACGAATCTAGGGCCTTTGGGCAAACATTCTGATTTGTCAGAGGGATATTTCATGTTTCCTAAATTGGAAGGAGAAATAGCCCCTAGAATGAAATTTAAAGGAGAGGAAGTGCTGACATGGAGTCTGAATAACTACCTTGGCCTTGCCAACCACCCGGAAATCAGAAAAGCTGATGCCGAAGCCGCCCAGAAATGGGGAGCTGCCTATCCCATGGGGGCTAGAATGATGTCGGGAAATACCGATGTACACGAGCAGTTGGAGAATGAATTAGCGGCATTTGTAGGAAAAGAAAAGGCTTATTTGCTCAATTATGGCTATCAAGGCATTATGTCTGTGATCGACTCATTAGTGGATCGCAAGGATGTAATTGTTTACGATAGCGAATGTCATGCTTCCATCATCGATGGCCTGCGCATGCACATGGGGAAACGCTTTGTGTATCCTCATAACGACATGGAGAGCTTTGAAAAGCAGCTTGTCAGAGCAGAGAAGCTTACCAATGAAACTGGAGGAGGTATCCTCGTGGTCACCGAAGGTGTTTTCGGGATGACCGGTAATATGGGAGACCTTAAAGGGATCGTAAAATACAAAGAGAAGTACCAATTTAGATTGGTAGTAGATGATGCACATGGTTTTGGAACGATGGGCCCAACAGGCGCTGGTGCAGGAGAAGCGCAAGGAGTTCAAGATCAAGTGGATCTTTATTTCTCCACTTTCGCAAAATCCATGGCCGGAATTGGTGCATTTGTAGCGGGTGATGCCAAAGTGGTGCATTACCTGAAGTACAACATGCGTTCTCAGATTTTTGCCAAAGCACTACCGATGATCTTCGTAGAAGGTGCGCTGAAAAGATTGGAGATGATACGTGAAAATCCAGGTCATAAGGATAAATTATGGGAAGTGGTAAATGCTCTTCAAAACGGCCTTAAGGAAAAAGGCTTTAGCATCGGTACCACCACTACTCCGGTCACTCCTGTGGTACTGAACGGAACGGTAGGAGAGGCTGCTACACTTAGCAAGGACCTTAGGGAAAATTATAATATTTTCTGCTCTGTTGTAATTTATCCCGTAGTGCCAAAAGGCATGATTATCCTGCGATTGATCCCTACAGCCGCCCACACACTGGCTGATGTAAGTGAAACCATTACCGCATTTGAAGCCATTAAGGACAAATTGACCAGTGGCTACTATAAAACTTCCGAATTGGCTACCTCGTTTGGAGAATAA
- the accC gene encoding acetyl-CoA carboxylase biotin carboxylase subunit: protein MQKIKKILVANRGEIALRIMRTIKEMGLYCVAVYSEADKNAPHILYADEAYCLGPAPSHKSYLLGERIIEASQALGADAIHPGYGFLSENASFAKKVADAGLIFIGPPPISIEVMGDKLAAKKAVSQYDIPMVPGTDHAIMDIQEAKVTATKIGYPILIKASAGGGGKGMRVVKDEEEFEEQMKRAVSEAQSAFGNGAVFIEKYITSPRHIEIQVLADQYGNYVHLFERECSVQRRHQKVIEEAPSAVVSEDMRKAMGTAAIDVARACNYYGAGTVEFIVDESLNFYFLEMNTRLQVEHPVTEMITGKDLVREQILIAEGHPLSFAQEDLKIIGHAIETRVYAEDPANNFLPGIGRLVTYKLPQGPGIRVDDGFREGMEIPIYYDPMIAKLVTYDEDRQKAIQKMVRAIDGYQITGITTTLAFARYVMLHPAFQTGEFDTKFVEKHFSPDLLSENLMDEEQEILAAIATYLMPNAKPTPMASDEKKQKESKWKTRRMNG, encoded by the coding sequence ATGCAGAAAATAAAAAAAATCCTCGTGGCCAACCGTGGGGAAATCGCATTACGGATCATGAGGACCATCAAGGAAATGGGACTTTATTGCGTAGCGGTATATAGTGAAGCAGATAAAAACGCCCCTCACATACTTTATGCAGACGAAGCCTATTGCCTCGGACCTGCCCCTTCCCATAAATCCTATCTCCTCGGAGAACGCATCATTGAAGCTTCTCAAGCCCTCGGTGCTGATGCCATCCATCCGGGCTATGGTTTCCTATCGGAAAATGCATCCTTTGCCAAAAAAGTAGCTGATGCTGGGCTTATTTTTATCGGACCACCCCCGATATCCATCGAAGTCATGGGCGATAAACTTGCTGCCAAAAAAGCTGTTTCCCAATATGATATCCCCATGGTTCCAGGTACTGACCACGCCATAATGGATATCCAAGAAGCAAAAGTTACCGCCACAAAAATTGGCTATCCCATCCTTATTAAAGCCAGTGCAGGAGGAGGAGGAAAAGGTATGAGAGTCGTAAAAGACGAGGAGGAATTTGAAGAACAAATGAAAAGAGCCGTCAGCGAAGCGCAATCGGCTTTTGGAAACGGGGCCGTTTTTATCGAAAAATACATCACTTCTCCCAGGCACATAGAAATCCAAGTGCTTGCAGACCAGTATGGAAATTATGTTCACCTCTTTGAGCGGGAATGCTCTGTTCAGCGCAGGCACCAAAAGGTAATTGAAGAAGCACCCTCTGCTGTCGTCAGCGAGGACATGAGAAAAGCAATGGGCACTGCGGCCATTGATGTTGCCAGGGCCTGCAACTACTATGGTGCCGGTACAGTGGAATTTATCGTTGACGAATCACTTAATTTCTACTTTTTGGAAATGAACACCCGACTTCAGGTCGAGCATCCAGTTACCGAAATGATCACCGGCAAGGATTTGGTAAGGGAGCAAATCCTCATCGCTGAAGGTCACCCGCTATCCTTTGCCCAAGAAGACCTCAAAATCATAGGGCATGCCATAGAAACGAGGGTTTATGCCGAAGATCCTGCCAATAATTTCTTACCTGGCATTGGTAGATTAGTGACCTACAAATTGCCACAAGGCCCAGGTATCCGGGTAGATGATGGGTTTCGGGAAGGAATGGAAATCCCCATCTACTACGACCCCATGATTGCCAAGCTGGTCACGTATGATGAAGACCGACAAAAGGCCATCCAAAAAATGGTACGGGCTATTGACGGTTACCAGATCACCGGCATTACGACCACCCTGGCATTTGCCCGTTATGTCATGCTGCATCCTGCCTTTCAGACAGGAGAGTTTGACACAAAGTTTGTCGAAAAGCATTTTTCTCCAGATTTGCTCTCAGAGAACTTGATGGATGAAGAGCAAGAAATTCTTGCCGCTATCGCCACGTATCTAATGCCCAATGCTAAGCCGACTCCCATGGCCAGTGATGAAAAAAAGCAAAAAGAGTCTAAATGGAAAACCAGAAGAATGAATGGCTGA
- a CDS encoding DUF1015 domain-containing protein → MAEIIPFSAWLYADKLRPQIAQLTVPTFDEIPAKQLNKRYQNPINSIHLSLPKSIKNLEKAGTLLQKWKTDGILMQAPSLAVYVYYQHFSLPGSQEQFCRKGFIAYIKAYPWEDEVILGHENTISHALKERIRLLEETQIQTSPTHGLYEDPENTLLPIMDHSMKKPILDFRNEMGIREQLAAVKDPKDIMQFINHLKDQKVILADGHHRLEASIQHREYSKAKNGQHTGNEAYNYHMMYFTNAHSDHLKILPTHRLLSNVSLPKNQLLEKTAEFFAIECISIDLKLDSLRITQPWTFILMLKQTAYKISLRQEKYKLFISAIPEVVKRLDISVLHYFFVDQVIGIPFRDQQHSKRIIYETDRKNCQDLLNSGKADVALLTREISIEEVMEVCHSGYTLPQKSTYFYPKTSFGLLFGSIKEEEFITYP, encoded by the coding sequence ATGGCTGAAATCATCCCGTTCAGTGCATGGCTGTATGCTGATAAACTACGTCCACAGATAGCTCAATTGACAGTACCGACATTTGATGAGATTCCTGCAAAACAGCTCAATAAGCGCTATCAAAACCCTATAAACAGCATTCACCTCAGCCTCCCCAAATCCATCAAAAACTTGGAAAAAGCGGGAACTTTATTACAAAAATGGAAAACCGATGGCATTCTTATGCAAGCGCCATCACTAGCCGTATATGTATATTACCAGCACTTTAGCCTTCCTGGCTCACAGGAACAATTTTGTAGAAAAGGATTTATAGCCTATATCAAAGCCTATCCATGGGAAGATGAGGTGATCCTAGGCCACGAAAACACCATTTCCCATGCTTTAAAAGAGCGGATCCGGCTATTGGAAGAAACCCAAATCCAAACCAGCCCTACACATGGGCTGTACGAAGACCCAGAAAACACCTTATTACCGATTATGGACCATTCCATGAAAAAACCCATTTTGGATTTTAGGAATGAAATGGGTATCCGAGAGCAATTGGCAGCTGTCAAAGATCCTAAGGATATCATGCAGTTTATAAACCACCTAAAGGATCAAAAGGTGATTTTAGCTGACGGACACCATAGACTTGAGGCATCCATCCAACATAGGGAATATTCAAAAGCCAAAAATGGCCAGCATACGGGCAACGAAGCTTATAATTACCATATGATGTATTTTACAAACGCCCATTCAGATCATTTAAAAATTCTTCCCACTCACCGCTTACTTTCTAATGTATCGCTTCCAAAGAATCAACTATTGGAAAAAACTGCTGAATTCTTTGCGATAGAATGCATCTCCATTGACCTGAAATTAGATAGTTTGAGGATCACACAACCTTGGACATTTATTTTAATGCTCAAACAAACAGCCTATAAAATATCTTTGCGCCAGGAGAAATATAAATTGTTCATTTCTGCAATACCAGAAGTAGTAAAGCGCTTGGATATATCAGTATTGCATTATTTCTTTGTTGACCAAGTCATTGGGATTCCTTTTCGAGACCAACAGCATTCAAAGAGAATCATCTATGAAACTGACCGAAAAAACTGCCAAGACCTATTAAACAGTGGAAAAGCCGACGTAGCCTTACTGACCAGGGAAATATCCATCGAAGAAGTGATGGAAGTCTGTCATTCAGGATATACACTCCCCCAGAAATCAACCTATTTCTACCCAAAAACGTCCTTTGGATTGTTATTTGGATCCATCAAAGAAGAAGAATTCATTACCTATCCCTAA
- a CDS encoding Maf family nucleotide pyrophosphatase translates to MRTILPNKKIILASKSPRRQELLKGLDIEFEIRTKDVNEDFPAELPDNQVAAFLAEKKAAAFEADLGENEILITSDTTVLINDKVLNKPNNQEEAVQMLQMLSGNVHHVISGVCILDKVKKVVFDDITEVHFKHLSDHEITHYIEKYHPFDKAGSYGVQEWIGYAAVYKLVGSFYTVMGLPVHKVYEALKNW, encoded by the coding sequence TTGAGAACTATTTTACCCAATAAAAAAATAATTTTAGCCAGTAAGTCTCCCAGAAGACAAGAACTTTTGAAAGGCCTCGACATTGAATTTGAAATCAGAACAAAGGATGTCAATGAAGACTTCCCTGCCGAACTCCCCGACAATCAGGTTGCTGCCTTTCTTGCGGAAAAGAAGGCGGCTGCTTTTGAGGCTGACCTTGGAGAAAACGAAATTTTGATCACTTCAGACACCACTGTCTTGATCAACGACAAAGTCCTGAATAAACCGAATAATCAAGAAGAAGCCGTCCAAATGTTACAAATGCTATCCGGCAATGTCCATCATGTCATATCAGGTGTATGCATCCTGGACAAGGTCAAAAAGGTTGTTTTTGACGATATCACGGAGGTACATTTCAAGCATCTTTCCGATCATGAAATAACGCACTACATAGAAAAATATCATCCCTTTGATAAAGCGGGATCATATGGCGTTCAAGAGTGGATTGGCTATGCTGCAGTTTACAAATTGGTTGGTTCATTCTATACCGTCATGGGACTACCTGTGCACAAGGTATATGAAGCTCTCAAAAACTGGTAG
- a CDS encoding 3-keto-disaccharide hydrolase, whose protein sequence is MKYLKTLLLLIPIVVVLTAGGLAGKKIKLFNGKDLSGWTVYGTEKWYVEDGLLVCESGPDEAYGYLGTDEHYKDFELELEFKQGADGNSGVFIRSTVDGTKVSGWQVEVAPPGHDTGGIYESYGRGWLVKPEPEKDKALKFGEWNKMKIRVEGDRVISWLNGTEMVDFSDAKIGEGEGGICLQIHDGGGIKVYWRNIKLRKL, encoded by the coding sequence ATGAAATACCTAAAAACCCTTCTGCTACTTATTCCAATAGTAGTGGTACTTACTGCTGGAGGTCTGGCAGGAAAAAAAATTAAGCTCTTTAATGGCAAGGACCTGAGTGGGTGGACCGTTTATGGTACCGAGAAATGGTATGTTGAAGACGGATTATTGGTTTGTGAAAGTGGGCCTGATGAGGCTTATGGTTATTTGGGGACGGATGAGCATTACAAGGATTTCGAACTGGAACTAGAGTTTAAGCAAGGTGCAGATGGTAATAGTGGTGTTTTTATTCGCTCCACGGTAGATGGAACCAAGGTTTCTGGCTGGCAAGTAGAGGTAGCTCCTCCGGGTCATGATACAGGAGGAATATATGAATCTTACGGAAGAGGATGGCTCGTAAAGCCAGAGCCTGAGAAAGACAAAGCCCTGAAATTTGGGGAATGGAACAAAATGAAAATCCGTGTGGAAGGCGATCGTGTCATCAGTTGGTTAAATGGAACCGAAATGGTGGACTTTTCGGATGCCAAGATTGGAGAGGGCGAAGGAGGTATTTGCCTTCAGATCCATGACGGAGGAGGAATTAAAGTGTATTGGAGAAATATAAAACTTAGAAAGCTTTAA
- a CDS encoding DUF1080 domain-containing protein, which yields MKKTTLSIVALAAIMVACNSSKKDSTVEQEVSEVKASDVGAEAKDNTLTQDEKSEGWQLLFDGESAEGWRGYNAEELPSGWIIEDGNFIALGKGGDIGGDVVYGTEEFGEFELKIDWKIAEGGNSGIFYHIVDEDTHEAPYNTAPEYQVIDQIGFPQKLEMWQSIGADYGMYTPDFEGAVKPAGEWNTTRIVFTEDKAEYFLNGKMTVSFDPWSEDWEKRKSEGKWKDYPDYGVAKSGLIGLQDHGAKTWYKNIKIRKL from the coding sequence ATGAAAAAGACAACACTGAGCATCGTTGCACTGGCGGCCATAATGGTCGCTTGCAATAGCAGTAAAAAGGATAGCACTGTAGAGCAGGAGGTATCCGAGGTAAAGGCTTCTGATGTAGGCGCTGAAGCTAAGGACAATACCCTTACCCAAGACGAAAAATCAGAAGGCTGGCAGCTGCTTTTTGATGGCGAGAGTGCTGAGGGATGGAGAGGTTATAATGCGGAAGAGTTACCTTCTGGCTGGATTATAGAGGACGGCAATTTTATAGCGCTCGGTAAAGGAGGAGATATCGGGGGTGATGTGGTGTATGGAACAGAGGAGTTTGGTGAATTTGAATTGAAGATAGACTGGAAAATTGCGGAAGGAGGAAATAGTGGTATTTTCTATCACATAGTGGATGAGGACACCCATGAAGCTCCCTATAACACGGCTCCTGAATACCAGGTGATCGACCAGATTGGTTTTCCTCAGAAGCTAGAGATGTGGCAATCAATCGGTGCGGATTATGGAATGTACACGCCGGATTTTGAAGGAGCGGTAAAGCCAGCGGGTGAATGGAATACGACTAGAATCGTTTTTACGGAAGATAAGGCTGAATATTTTCTTAATGGTAAAATGACTGTTTCATTTGATCCTTGGTCGGAGGATTGGGAGAAAAGAAAGTCCGAAGGGAAATGGAAGGACTATCCAGACTATGGTGTGGCTAAGTCAGGCCTGATAGGCTTGCAGGATCATGGCGCAAAAACGTGGTATAAAAATATTAAAATCAGAAAACTATGA
- a CDS encoding XRE family transcriptional regulator, with product MLLGKNLRYLRKQKQMTQENLSDQLGIKRTMISAYEDGRSEPKLSTLKTIGDILSVSIDELLFHDIEDKGRRALQKRDVKILTVSLDQEENENITMVPQKASAGYLNGYADPEYMQQLPQFHLPNLAKNATYRAFEVSGDSMLPLVPGTVVIGAFVEQPSQIKSGKTYILVTASEGIVYKRVFNYLDENGKLFLVSDNEMYKPYEIPGEEVEEIWEAKAFISTDFPNPKDKNKAVTLEDLAEMISELKYSIKKSG from the coding sequence ATGTTACTTGGAAAAAATCTTCGATATTTAAGGAAGCAAAAGCAAATGACCCAAGAAAATCTATCCGATCAATTGGGTATTAAGAGGACAATGATTTCAGCTTATGAAGATGGAAGGTCAGAGCCTAAATTGTCCACACTGAAAACCATAGGCGACATTCTTTCTGTTTCCATCGATGAGCTGCTTTTCCATGACATAGAGGATAAGGGCAGGAGGGCCCTTCAAAAGCGTGATGTTAAGATATTGACCGTTTCACTGGATCAAGAGGAGAATGAAAACATCACCATGGTCCCCCAAAAAGCCTCCGCAGGTTACCTTAATGGTTATGCTGATCCGGAGTATATGCAGCAGCTTCCCCAATTTCATTTGCCAAACCTGGCAAAAAACGCCACTTATCGTGCCTTTGAGGTCAGCGGTGATAGCATGTTGCCTTTGGTGCCGGGAACAGTGGTCATTGGTGCATTTGTGGAGCAACCATCCCAAATCAAAAGTGGAAAGACCTATATTTTGGTTACGGCTTCAGAGGGTATTGTTTATAAAAGGGTCTTTAATTATCTGGATGAAAACGGGAAATTGTTTTTAGTATCTGACAATGAAATGTACAAGCCTTATGAGATTCCAGGAGAGGAGGTAGAAGAAATATGGGAGGCCAAGGCATTTATCAGTACTGACTTTCCCAATCCAAAGGATAAAAACAAGGCTGTCACTTTGGAGGATCTGGCAGAAATGATTTCAGAATTGAAGTATAGCATTAAAAAGTCCGGTTAA
- a CDS encoding TonB-dependent receptor family protein: protein MKPFRYIITLFLCLSPLIASAQLTLSGQIVDGDSDEPLLFAQVALFEAGGNETITYTQSDENGNFNLGTESGTYDVKVFLIGYENKKIESLEVNQDRDLGKITLISEGKQLEEVVVQSNTIPMRTDVEGLVITPEQNLANVGGTLLDILRNTPSISVSDDGSISLRGSSGTNILINGRNSSLTQNLDQIPASAIEQIKVVNNPNARYDAEAEGGVINIILKRGEDMGTHGGAELTYGTRSRLNTGARFNHTTTKYNVYAGYNYRDWKGVSERSTFREVYEDNELLNQQGNNSDRRKNHNLNYGADYYFGKNILSYQGVYFTGEDSENNSLYSKMTDSETDDLLLQYVRQNNESETDDGYDNALIYERTFDDKNRELKISANNSYQNQYKTQNINIYRNASEATPENLNGREKALTDEKRYTSVIQADYIHPVNDRVKLEMGLKSTFRKFDNDYKYYQFSESENDFVENTDISNHFLYKDQIHAAYFIYSRSGEKWDISLGTRAEQTHVEGLLYNTNELNEQDYLNLFPSVQALYKLNEENSLKFTYSRRIDRPTAWRLNPFPDITDSLSVRRGNPNLQPEMINSLEVGHMINMEKASLTTNLFYRHVDGVLDYITLVEDGISYQQPANLNTGQAYGLEFIGMADLTDWWNINGSVSLFQSKVDGSNIGEEFVSKGFSWNSKITTDFTLPYAFTLQLVGDYESPEVEAQGRDFARYSMDATLLKKLMDNKLQLSLSVRDVFNTRNFGGYNQSNDFYQEFRAEWESRIALLSARYNF, encoded by the coding sequence ATGAAACCATTTCGTTACATCATTACGTTGTTTTTATGCTTATCACCTTTGATAGCATCTGCCCAATTAACACTTTCCGGACAAATCGTGGACGGCGATAGCGACGAGCCATTGCTATTTGCCCAAGTGGCACTTTTTGAAGCGGGTGGTAATGAAACCATCACTTACACCCAATCTGATGAAAATGGAAATTTTAACTTGGGCACAGAAAGCGGCACCTATGATGTAAAGGTGTTTTTGATCGGTTATGAAAACAAGAAAATCGAAAGCTTGGAAGTGAATCAAGACCGCGACCTTGGGAAAATCACCTTGATCTCGGAAGGCAAGCAGCTAGAAGAAGTGGTCGTACAATCCAACACCATACCCATGCGCACAGATGTCGAAGGGCTGGTCATTACGCCAGAGCAAAACCTGGCCAATGTGGGCGGAACGTTATTGGACATTTTGCGAAACACCCCATCCATCAGTGTTTCGGATGACGGCTCCATTTCTCTGAGGGGCAGTTCGGGAACCAATATCCTGATCAATGGCCGAAATTCCTCCCTCACACAAAACCTTGACCAAATTCCTGCCAGTGCCATAGAGCAAATCAAAGTCGTCAATAACCCAAATGCTCGTTATGATGCTGAAGCGGAAGGTGGTGTCATCAATATTATCCTGAAAAGAGGCGAAGACATGGGCACTCATGGCGGTGCCGAACTCACCTACGGCACCCGTAGCCGTCTTAATACCGGCGCCAGGTTTAACCATACCACTACGAAGTACAATGTGTATGCTGGCTACAACTATAGGGACTGGAAAGGGGTGAGTGAACGATCCACCTTCCGAGAGGTTTACGAAGATAATGAGCTGCTCAACCAACAAGGAAATAATAGCGACAGGAGAAAAAACCATAACCTTAACTACGGTGCTGATTATTACTTTGGTAAAAACATCCTGAGCTATCAAGGGGTATATTTCACCGGGGAAGACTCGGAAAACAATTCCCTGTATTCCAAAATGACCGATAGTGAAACCGATGACCTATTGCTCCAGTACGTGAGGCAAAATAACGAATCTGAAACGGATGACGGATATGACAATGCCTTGATTTATGAGCGGACGTTTGATGATAAGAACCGGGAACTGAAAATCAGTGCAAACAACTCTTATCAGAATCAGTACAAAACCCAAAATATCAATATTTACCGAAATGCTTCAGAAGCTACACCGGAAAACCTCAATGGCCGCGAAAAGGCCTTGACGGATGAAAAACGATACACTTCTGTCATCCAAGCAGATTATATCCATCCTGTAAATGATAGGGTAAAACTGGAAATGGGTTTAAAATCAACCTTTAGAAAATTTGACAACGATTACAAATATTACCAGTTCTCAGAAAGTGAAAACGACTTTGTGGAAAACACCGACATCAGCAACCACTTCCTCTATAAAGATCAAATCCACGCAGCCTATTTCATTTATTCAAGATCGGGGGAAAAGTGGGACATTTCCCTTGGTACCAGGGCAGAGCAAACACACGTGGAAGGCTTACTCTACAATACCAATGAACTGAATGAACAGGACTATCTGAACCTATTTCCTAGTGTCCAGGCACTGTACAAACTGAATGAAGAAAACAGCCTGAAATTCACCTACAGCCGGAGGATCGACAGACCGACCGCCTGGAGGCTCAATCCTTTTCCTGATATCACCGATTCCCTCAGCGTAAGAAGGGGCAATCCCAACCTCCAACCCGAAATGATCAATTCATTGGAAGTGGGGCATATGATTAACATGGAAAAGGCCAGCTTGACCACCAACTTATTCTATAGACATGTCGATGGGGTGTTGGACTATATCACCTTGGTGGAAGACGGGATCTCCTACCAGCAGCCAGCAAACCTGAACACAGGCCAGGCGTATGGGCTGGAATTTATCGGGATGGCCGATCTGACCGATTGGTGGAACATAAACGGCAGTGTCTCTTTGTTCCAAAGTAAAGTGGATGGTTCCAATATCGGTGAAGAATTTGTCAGCAAGGGGTTCTCTTGGAATTCCAAAATCACCACTGATTTTACCCTGCCCTATGCCTTCACCTTGCAGCTGGTGGGCGATTATGAGTCTCCTGAGGTAGAGGCCCAAGGGCGTGATTTTGCCAGATACAGCATGGACGCCACGTTACTGAAAAAATTAATGGACAACAAACTGCAGCTATCGCTCAGTGTCCGAGATGTCTTTAACACCAGAAACTTCGGTGGCTACAACCAATCCAATGATTTCTACCAAGAATTCCGAGCTGAATGGGAAAGCAGAATTGCGCTGTTAAGTGCCAGATATAATTTTTAA